A DNA window from Plasmodium brasilianum strain Bolivian I chromosome 12, whole genome shotgun sequence contains the following coding sequences:
- a CDS encoding 6-cysteine protein, producing the protein MSSSYMKKFYFILLICKILLLKVSTGDDNSYVSPKDMSSQVTTFLGFKCNFSTKGVHNLEPDILENRSILCSIHSYFIYDKIRLTIPKGGSESKFKILPEKCFETVYTDMNKKNETKIDTLGLVDYEVKEDKTSADSVDKILTISPFNNKDVEFFCLCDNTKKVVSNIEGRSALIHVRVLKYPYDIILVNLTKESYPYLADKYNIKSFNDKKLNVQLKEGDLLVLACEQIDKKCFQKSHNNGELYKSNKIVYHKNFTIFKAPIYITTDTVNAECSCKVDNSTIYTTIISPHNSKKTIHGCNFSSDSTSHTFTNNIDMTALADNAHITCNVELTYKSYNHLLGISCPGDIVPDCFFQVYQPQEGELEPSKIVYLDAQLNMGNIEYYDDSKGDNKIKIFGLVGSLQETTSFTCICKKDKKTAYMTIKVASAYYGFLARIFILLIVLILLYI; encoded by the coding sequence ATGTCCAGCagttatatgaaaaaattttacttcattCTACTGATATGCAAAATACTACTCTTAAAAGTAAGTACAGGAGATGATAATTCATATGTATCTCCTAAAGATATGAGTAGTCAAGTGACAACATTTTTAGGATTCAAATGTAATTTTTCTACTAAGGGTGTACATAATTTAGAACCGGATATCCTAGAAAATAGATCGATATTATGTAGTATCCactcatattttatatatgacaaAATAAGATTAACAATACCTAAAGGTGGGTCAGAATCTAAGTTTAAGATATTACCAGAAAAGTGTTTTGAAACTGTATATACAGACatgaataagaaaaatgaaactaAAATAGATACATTAGGTCTAGTTGATTATGAAGTAAAAGAAGATAAAACAAGTGCAGATTCTGTagataaaattttaactatttctccatttaataataaagatgTAGAGTTCTTTTGTCTATGtgataatacaaaaaaggtAGTATCTAATATTGAAGGAAGGAGTGCATTAATACATGTACGTGTATTAAAATATCCTTATGATATTATACTAGTTAACTTAACAAAAGAATCTTACCCATATCTAGctgataaatataatattaaatcatttaatgataaaaaattgaatgtACAATTAAAAGAAGGAGATCTACTTGTCTTAGCATGTGAACAAATTGATAAGAAATGTTTTCAAAAATCACATAATAATggtgaattatataaaagtaacaaaatagtatatcataaaaattttactatatttaaagctccaatatatattactacaGATACTGTAAATGCAGAATGTTCATGTAAAGTTGATAATTCTACTATTTATACTACAATTATAAGTCCacataattcaaaaaaaactATACATGGATGTAATTTTTCATCTGATAGTACTTCTCATACATTCACAAATAATATTGATATGACTGCTTTAGCTGATAATGCACATATTACATGTAATGTCGAATTGACCTACAAAAGTTATAATCATTTATTAGGGATAAGCTGCCCTGGAGATATTGTACCTGattgtttttttcaagtATATCAACCACAAGAAGGTGAATTAGAACCATCcaaaattgtttatttaGATGCACAATTAAATATGGGAAATATTGAATATTATGATGATAGTAAAGgtgataataaaattaaaatatttggcTTAGTTGGAAGTTTACAAGAAACTACTTCCTTCACCTGTATTTGTaagaaagataaaaaaactGCCTATATGACAATTAAAGTAGCATCCGCTTATTACGGATTTTTAGCtagaatttttatattattaattgtcCTAATATTGCTATATATATGA
- a CDS encoding hypothetical protein (conserved Plasmodium protein) translates to MDNPEVDRKNAKEKKGKELLKERSEELKKRTNQNESKFRKFCGNTDFMLNVPNIDSNLKFLKYEVDNSILNFNYNTMILNEKIERLNDIERDVHIHMELPFLYSYNIQNNDDIKCWINAQNACEKEKDALAVSGNNSTSNCRSKNRSNGKSSSSSSSSSSDRGSSSNNNTIFLSDSKLKEISPYLPVVTNFEKDDLDLLIKTIPNYVRSVQNYLLANEEKKNGNHLEKKKNLSNDHSRGLTDSTNSKKDKKRLPYNQYFQHPLKKKAKIRKIYPVLPYISVWKNKYIQGIMEIESTYDNVKSKSGEDRKPLCNDNGKSSKGTKSSAPYGLLHLIEKTRDKRIYSLYKRHIMNNSNNNTFSSSGNDGNVLTFSKSIPDIYNMENFYDRGRGISREREYPIECCNDDEQNDIQRDTDKTSNECSGKIGNDVNSASSETNHDGSKTKKRISLSKFLIRKHILKLKNKVSAVSTMSAESHEKSKNKGDLLDTKSEGNNGKVITKNCKNVTFNEKYEYTLVEKKIDNENNAEEDLKIEGDLENISEILGENIQCFKYVRDYKSPSFDINEKDSLSYALSFSKKNLAFIFPTLSKKIIFSKTGQQKRKNYILLKE, encoded by the coding sequence ATGGATAACCCAGAAGTAGATAGGAAAAATGCAAAGGAGAAAAAGGGAAAGGAGTTATTAAAAGAAAGGAGTGAAGAATTGAAGAAAAGAACAAATCAGAATGAATCAAAATTTAGAAAGTTTTGTGGTAATACTGATTTTATGTTAAATGTACCAAATATTGATAGTAActtgaaatttttaaagtatgAAGTAGATAACAgcatattaaattttaattacaaTACCATGATTTTAAATGAGAAAATTGAGAGACTAAATGATATAGAACGTgatgtacacatacatatggaattaccatttttatattcctaTAACATACAAAATAATGACGATATTAAATGCTGGATTAATGCTCAAAATGCCTGTGAAAAGGAGAAAGACGCATTGGCAGTAAGCGGTAATAATAGTACAAGTAATTGCAGAAGTAAAAACAGGAGTAATGGCAaaagtagtagtagcagtagtagcagtagtagcgATAGAGGCAgtagtagtaacaataatacaatatttttgaGTGACAGTAAATTGAAAGAGATTTCTCCTTATCTACCCGTTGTAACGAATTTCGAAAAAGACGATTTAGATTTATTAATTAAGACCATCCCTAACTATGTTAGAAGTGTTCAGAATTATTTGTTAGCaaatgaagaaaagaaaaatggaaatcacttagaaaagaagaaaaactTATCAAATGATCATAGTCGTGGTTTAACTGATAGTActaattcaaaaaaagataaaaagagATTACCTTATAATCAGTACTTTCAGCACCCACTGAAGAAAAAGgcaaaaattagaaaaatttatCCTGTTTTACCTTACATATCTgtatggaaaaataaatatatacaaggAATAATGGAAATAGAGAGCACTTATGACAatgtaaaaagtaaaagtgGCGAAGATAGGAAGCCCCTTTGTAACGACAATGGTAAAAGTAGTAAGGGGACGAAAAGCAGTGCTCCCTATGGCCTTTTACACTTAATAGAAAAAACTAGAGATAAGCGCATATatagtttatataaaaggcatataatgaataatagtaataataataccttTAGTAGTAGCGGAAATGATGGGAACGTCCTAACTTTTTCGAAGAGTATACCGGATATATACaatatggaaaatttttatgatagAGGCAGAGGGATTAGCAGGGAAAGGGAATACCCTATAGAATGCTGCAATGATGATGAACAGAATGACATACAGAGGGACACGGACAAAACAAGCAATGAATGTAGTGGTAAAATTGGAAATGATGTAAATAGTGCTAGTAGCGAAACAAACCATGATGGCAGCAAAACAAAGAAGCGCATCAGCCTTAGCAAATTTCTCATAAGGaagcatattttaaaattaaaaaataaagtgtCAGCGGTGTCAACAATGTCTGCTGAATCGCACGaaaagagtaaaaataaaggggATTTATTAGATACAAAAAGTGAAGGAAATAATGGTAAAGTAATAAcgaaaaattgcaaaaatgtTACAttcaatgaaaaatatgaatatacactagttgaaaaaaaaatagataatgaaaataatgctGAAGAGGACTTGAAAATAGAAGGGGATCTAGAAAATATAAGCGAAATACTAGGTGAGAATATTCAATGTTTCAAATACGTAAGAGATTACAAATCGCCGTCTTttgatataaatgaaaaggattCACTTTCATATGCTTTaagtttttcaaaaaagaacttagcttttatatttcctaccttatctaaaaaaattatcttctCAAAAACAGGacaacaaaaaagaaaaaattatattttattaaaagagTAG
- a CDS encoding DNA/RNA-binding protein Alba 2, translated as MPGSTKSDTKLENEIRVSYKSDALDYVYKAIVLFETNDEVILSGVGKAISSVVNVAEMVKRRAKGLHQFTKLYEKEHTIKRGDNSGLKKNSKSEDKKSDDEEEVDEENEKNKDSSNRIIEYSTTVPCMKIILTKNEDKIDKNEIGYQKPLDDKDVNVMTPDQILKEKSYRRRYRRGRGGDRYRTNYRRPYYETSMWNNRRYEKRN; from the exons ATGCCTGGTAGCACAAAAAGCGACACAAAATTAGAAAACGAGATAAGAGTAAGTTATAAGAGTGATGCTTTAGATTACGTCTATAAAGCAATCGTTCTTTTTGAAACAAACGATGAAGTAATTTTATCGGGGGTAGGTAAAGCCATTAGCTCAGTTGTTAATGTTGCTGAAATGGTCAAGAGGAGGGCAAAAGGATTACACCAGTTTACCAAACTTTATGAAAAAGAACATACAATTAAAAG agGGGATAATAGCggattaaagaaaaattcaaagagcgaagataaaaaatcggacgatgaagaagaagtggatgaagaaaatgaaaaaaataaagattcaTCAAATAGAATAATTGAATATAGTACTACTGTTCCatgtatgaaaataattttaacaaaaaatgaagacaaaattgataaaaatgaaataggTTACCAAAAACCATTAGATGATAAGGATGTAAATGTTATGACACCAGATCAAATATTAAAGGAAAAGTCTTACAGGAGGAGAT ATAGAAGAGGTAGAGGAGGAGACAGATATAGAACCAATTATCGCAGACCATATTATGAAACTTCCATGTGGAATAATAGGagatatgaaaaaagaaattaa
- a CDS encoding nuclear import protein MOG1, whose product MEEKLYENHFFDKYIKMNIPDNYLDASKYRLIPDNQEVYVHKFDNKCFIIEVVCYQNIDNNEKGEFYFYDLAKENCSIENMIIVNNSCLPHSQRNYILIVGRQKIKKQNSDIYENILLYICIFSFKEYNADILITWNIPKEDLDIHPELNIFNEMIQSFRILDYSLFV is encoded by the coding sequence atggaaGAGAAATTATATGAGaatcatttttttgataaatacattaaaatgaatattccTGACAACTACTTGGATGCATCAAAGTACAGGTTAATACCGGATAACCAAGAAGTGTACGTTCACAAATTTGATAacaaatgttttattattgaaGTTGTATGTTACcaaaatatagataataatGAGAAGGgggaattttatttttatgatttaGCAAAAGAAAACTGTAGTATTGAAAACATGATTATTGTAAATAATAGTTGCTTACCTCATTCacaaagaaattatattttaattgtaggtagacaaaaaataaaaaaacaaaattcaGATATATACGAAAacattttactatatatttgtatattttcctttaaagaatataacgctgatatattaattacatGGAATATACCAAAAGAAGACTTGGATATTCATCCCGAGTTGaacatatttaatgaaatgaTACAATCTTTTAGGATTCTTGATTACAGCTTATTTGTTTGA
- a CDS encoding protein transport protein SEC61 subunit alpha: MFLLPEVQSSDRKLPFKEKLLWTAVSLFVFLICCQIPLYGIVTSKSSDPFYWMRVILASNRGTLMELGISPIVTSGMVMQLLAGSKIIDVDQSLKEDRTLFQGAQKLLGLLITLGEAIAYVISGIYGNLSEIGTGHAIIIILQLFFAGVVVILLDELLQKGYGLGSGISLFIATNICETIMWKSFSPTTINTDKGIEFEGAIISLIYCLFTESNKISALKKAFYRTHAPNVTNLLATILVFLIVIYLQGFRVDLSVKYQSVRGQQGTYPIKLFYTSNIPIILQTALVSNLYFFSQILYKRFKNSILVNILGQWQEVESSGTSIPIGGIAYYISPPNSFADITNDPFHTLVYISFVLVACAFFSKTWIEVSGSSAKDVAKQLRDQQIGMRGFRDTPTSLTRVFNRYIPTAAAFGGMCIGALTILADFLGALGSGTGILLAVTIIYQFYEMLLKEQEKATSLF; the protein is encoded by the coding sequence ATGTTTTTACTGCCTGAAGTGCAGTCGTCAGATAGAAAACTACCATTTAAGGAAAAGTTATTGTGGACAGCTGTGTCtttgtttgtatttttaatatgctGCCAAATACCGTTATATGGGATTGTTACGAGTAAGTCTAGTGATCCGTTTTATTGGATGCGGGTAATTTTAGCATCGAATAGAGGAACGTTAATGGAATTAGGTATATCACCAATAGTTACAAGTGGTATGGTTATGCAGTTATTAGCAGGATCTAAAATTATAGATGTGGATCAAAGTTTAAAAGAAGATAGAACATTATTTCAAGGTGCTCAGAAATTATTAGGTTTGCTAATAACATTAGGGGAAGCTATTGCTTATGTTATTAGTGGTATATATGGGAATTTATCAGAAATAGGAACAGGTCATgcaattataattattcttcAGTTATTTTTTGCTGGAGTagttgttatattattagatGAATTATTACAGAAAGGATATGGTTTAGGATCTGGTATATCGTTATTTATTGCAACAAATATATGTGAAACAATTATGTGGAAATCTTTTAGTCCAACAACTATTAATACAGATAAAGGAATAGAATTTGAAGGGGCtattatatctttaatatattgCTTATTTACAGAATCGAATAAAATATCagctttaaaaaaagctTTTTATAGAACACATGCACCTAATGTTACTAATTTACTAGCAAccattttagtttttttaatagtaatatatttacaaggTTTTAGAGTAGATTTATCAGTCAAATATCAAAGCGTAAGAGGACAACAAGGAACCTATcctattaaattattttacactAGTAATATTCCAATAATATTACAAACAGCTTTAGtttctaatttatattttttttctcaaatattatataaaagatttaaaaatagtatacTAGTTAATATATTAGGTCAATGGCAAGAGGTAGAATCTAGTGGTACATCTATACCAATTGGTGGAATagcatattatatatctccACCAAATTCTTTTGCTGACATAACAAATGACCCTTTTCATACATTAGTGTACATATCTTTTGTTCTAGTTGCATgtgcatttttttcaaaaacatGGATAGAGGTGTCTGGTAGTTCAGCCAAAGATGTAGCAAAACAGTTAAGAGATCAACAAATTGGTATGAGAGGGTTTAGAGATACACCCACTTCGTTAACTCGTGTCTTTAACAGATACATTCCCACCGCAGCTGCTTTCGGTGGTATGTGTATTGGTGCCTTAACAATTTTAGCTGACTTTCTAGGTGCTTTAGGTAGTGGTACAGGTATTCTACTGGCAGTTACAATTATCTACCAGTTTTATGAAATGCTCTTGAAGGAACAAGAAAAAGCAACGTCATTATTTTAA
- a CDS encoding dynactin subunit 2, giving the protein METSTERKLKTHSDDSEHFEQSDNSKQHEQDNLSVKREEYESEQPEQHEQPEQHEQHERNLKSEYAKNGFENNVEKEIHASFGNTTTNENEERNKGITRIVNEKQKEDNIPLNSLENEKNSKIIISSTCDDYLADKKLLYNVKLKSKKIEQKSGSKLFEVENISDYIKKEDIHMNRSRKLTKENLKLNMRDFFFTSQEKDVYEYVPDTSSYTLCHNDPNELYKDVVTMNKHFLDEINVNIYSSPLDTYLSSMLTTADNSKVKQNKNSLEYGSEIMNNKYGITDENKSLILDETCTNKAIYSYEFYKNKIFKHYNNNGIVVDVDPSKLRYNNSSKYEYNQNMHSYLDDPLSYLQKLKCEVEDIILYINDITRMRKEQTNPININNKLDDEELAEHEKILKQILHNREAPEILMELFSLKNDISNMLNDDTLKKLFKTEKDERVSMEKYATTYDYCKDARILFETLKRWQDNNLNWDDEDKRNNEDTKKGDNLRVSNSEQFDIYTLTNAQEKDVQVTDLLMLERKISNIEKVLGIDKISMLPYDDLNHAILDLYNKLSLLDSNKLESVKKKMQNLQSEFLNLKKFKKDLLNISKERGNYEESIDELFKILDIWKKTHHIIPNILTRLHQLKKIHDNAQSFSSRIEDLEKQQAKLDETLNLAEKNIKLLNCKIDENVNLLQDTLKKIQSEVSPSNNN; this is encoded by the exons ATGGAAACATCAACGGAaaggaaattaaaaacacACAGTGATGATAGCGAGCATTTTGAGCAAAGTGATAATAGTAAGCAACATGAACAAGACAATCTATCAGTAAAACGAGAAGAATATGAATCTGAACAGCCTGAACAGCATGAACAACCTGAGCAACATGAACAACATGAACGGAACCTAAAATCGGAATACGCAAAAAACGGCTTCGAAAACAACGTGGAAAAAGAGATTCATGCTTCTTTCGGAAATACAACGACTAATGAGAATGAAGAACGAAATAAAGGCATTACCAGGAttgtaaatgaaaaacaaaaagaagaTAATATACCGTTAAATTCATTagagaatgaaaaaaatagtaaaattattatttcaagTACATGTGACGATTATCTAGCAGATAAGAAGCTATTGTACAATGTAAAgttaaaaagcaaaaaaattgAGCAAAAAAGTGGaagtaaattatttgaagtggaaaatatatcagactatataaaaaaagaagatattcATATGAACAGAAGTAGAAAATTAACAAAGGAAAACTTAAAACTAAACATGagagattttttttttacctcaCAAGAAAAAGATGTTTATGAATATGTTCCAGATACATCTAGTTATACATTATGTCATAATGATCCAAATGAATTATACAAAGATGTAGTTACGATGAATAAGCATTTTTTAGATGaaataaatgttaatatatattcctctCCTTTAGATACGTACCTATCAAGTATGTTAACAACAGCAGATAATTCTAaagttaaacaaaataaaaattcgtTGGAATATGGGTCcgaaataatgaataataaatatggaaTAACAGACGAAAATAAAAGCCTCATTTTAGACGAAACATGCACTAATAAAGCTATATATTCTTacgaattttataaaaataaaatttttaagcaCTACAATAATAACGGTATTGTTGTAGATGTTGATCCTTCGAAATTAAGGTATAACAATTCGAGTAAGTATGAGTATAACCAGAACATGCATAGCTATTTAGACGATCCTTTATCTTATTTACAAAAGTTAAAATGTGAAGTGGaggatattatattatatattaacgaCATAACAAGAATGCGAAAAGAACAAACAAACCccataaacataaataataaactaGATGACGAAGAGCTAGCAgaacatgaaaaaatacttaaacaaattttacataatagGGAAGCACCCGAAATACTAATGGAACtgttttctttaaaaaacgATATAAGCAATATGTTAAATGATGATACGCTTAAAAAACTATTTAAAACGGAAAAAGACGAAAGAGTATCTATGGAAAAATATGCCACTACCTATGATTATTGTAAAGACGCTAGGATTCTTTTCGAAACATTGAAGCGTTGGCaggataataatttaaattggGATGATGAAGATAAGCGGAATAATGAAGATACAAAAAAAGGGGATAATCTTAGGGTTTCCAATTCCGAAcaatttgatatatatactctTACAAATGCGCAGGAAAAAGATGTTCAGGTAACGGATTTATTAATGctagaaagaaaaatttcaaatattGAAAAGGTTTTAGGTATTGATAAAATATCTATGCTTCCATATGATGATCTTAACCATGCTATTTtagatttatataataaactaaGTTTGTTAGATTCAAATAAATTAGAGagcgtaaaaaaaaagatgcaAAATCTTCAGTCCGAATTTCTAAacctaaaaaaatttaaaaaagatctCCTGAACATATCAAAAGAACGAGGAAATTATGAAGAATCAATTGATGAACTTTTTAAGATCTTagatatatggaaaaaaaccCATCACATAATTCCTAATATTTTAACCAGACTTCAtcaattgaaaaaaatacatgatAACGCACAATCGTTCTCCTCAAGGATAGAAG ATTTAGAAAAGCAACAAGCGAAGCTAGACGAGACACTGAATTTGGcagagaaaaatattaaattactgAACTGTAAAATTGATGAAAATGTTAATTTGCTTCAAgacacattaaaaaaaatacaatcaGAAGTTTCCCcttcaaataataattaa
- a CDS encoding kinetochore protein SPC25: MEDVLDNNKIKESLQQQINQIVEDNEKQYNELISYIENEKKQIEILKNKTKEKKISINRITHEIEANTVLVTELKESVMEEEKKLDEFPKLIDEINERLNLILKNFDSSKLEYNTVKLHKDYIESEWKKKLETLYNLLGFEIILQADDKIVIEFYNIQMSDPQKKYRATVTLHNGTYEAIETAPRLNKFEDYVNSLNKGMPFTTFCCLLRKSFKELK, encoded by the exons ATGGAGGACGTACTagataataacaaaataaaagagtcTCTTCAACAACAAATAAATCAGATAGTTGAGGACAATGAAAAGCAGTACAATGAATTAATATCATACATTGAAAACGAAAAAA agCAAATAGAAATtctgaaaaataaaacaaaggaaaaaaaaatatcaattaATAGGATAACTCACG agaTCGAAGCCAATACCGTTTTGGTAACTGAGCTGAAGGAGAGTGTCATG GAGGAGGAGAAAAAATTAGACGAATTTCCCAAATTAATTGACGAAATTAATGAAAGACTTAacttaattttgaaaaacttTGATTCATCTAAATTAG AATATAACACCGTGAAATTACATAAGGACTATATTGAGAGTGAATGGAAGAAAAAACTAGAGACTTTATATAACCTTTTAGGATTTGAGATAATACTTCAAG CAGATGATAAAATTGTAATCGAATTTTATAACATCCAAATGTCTGACCCGCAAAAGAAGTATCGAGCTACTGTCACTTTGCACAATGGAACGTACGAAG CTATTGAAACGGCACCTCGCTTAAACAAATTCGAAGATTACGTGAACAGTTTAAATAAGGGCATGCCCTTTACCACGTTCTGCTGTCTACTCAGAAAGTCATTTAAAGAACTGAAATGA